The DNA segment tgttacagtggtgacaagtgttacaattgttacagtggtgactagtgttatagtggtgacaagtgttacagttgttacagtggtgacaagtgttacagttgttacagtggtgactagcgttacagttgttacagtggtgactagtgttacagttgttacagttgtgacaagtgttacagtcgttacagtggtgacatgtgttacagttgtgactagtgttacagttgttacagtggtgacaagtgttacaattgttacagtggtgactagtgttacagtggtgacaagtgttacagttgttacagttgtgactagtgttacagttgttagagtggtgacaagtgttacagttgttacagtggtgactagcgttacagttgttacagttgtgacaagtgttacagttgttacagtagtcaagtgttacagttgttacagttgttatagtggtgacaagtgttacagtcgttacagttgtgactagtgttacagttgttactgtggtgacaagtgttacagttgttacagtggtgacagtggtgacaagtgttaccagttgttacagtggtgactagcgttacagtggtgacaagtgttacagttgttacagttgttacagtggtgactagcgttacagttgttacagttgttacagtggtgagttgtgactagcgttacagtggtgactggtgttacagttgttgcagttgttacagtggtggtTGATGTTACATTGGTTACagtagtgacataattatatgttacacTTAATTATGTGGAATGGAATGTAACCATAATATTGATGTCATTATAGAggcttaattatattcatgaattGTGACTTTTTATACCAAGGTATAGCCACTATAATGAACTACATATAAATCTAAATCTAAAAAATTAATTGATAGTTACTGTTATAATTAAACCAGTTCTTTGAAGTTGGCATAAGTTTCAAAACTGTCCACATAGTCAGCCAGTGCCTCGTGACAGAAAGCATACATCTCCTGCACAGTGGTGAATGTAAAAAGTTAACTTGGtgaaatacatgcatgtataccacAAAGAAGacatagtacatgtaataaattTAATATAGCACAATTGTCATTTGATGGCGTACCATGGCAATAACTATTTGTAAACTTACAGGACAGCTAACGAGCCCCTCCCTCTGTTTGCGAGCAAACTTGATAAACTGGAACACATCGACCACGCCCTCAATCTTGAGTCGCTCCAGTTGAGCATGCAGGGTGATGAACACTCCAGTGCGACCAATGCCAttgctgcgtgtgtgtgtgtgtgtgtgtgtgtgtgtgtgtggaatgGTAGGATGGTAGTGATGCTTACGAGATACTTGTTTTCTTAATGCgtaccatcacacacacacatactcactTGCACATGACGATAATGGGCTTGTTGCCCGAGGCCATCTGAACAGCGTTCACCTCCTGCACAACGTCCAGTAAAGCGGCAGGATTCTGTGGGGGGTCCTTCTCGGTCCAGCGGGTGATGTGGAACTGTGTCACCACACAGGGGGGCGCATCGGAGGCTGCCATAGCAACAGATAGCTTCCTGACAACGTAGTTCCCATAAGCGTCGAATGTCTGCTGAGTGACAGTGAAGTCACCATAAGTGCCTGCTTCTCCTTGGAACTTGGGCCAGTAGCGATGGCACACCTCCTGTTGAAGAAGACACTAATAAGCTAGCgaagatacataattatgattaaaaAAAAACTTTAGGAGATGTACGTATAATGAATTTTCTTTACTTATCAAAAAGTTTtttgctagctatataattatagttctatTCTTACGTGTAAATCATTCACTTTCCACTAATAACATTGTGAAAGCAAACAAaggcacacaacacatgcatacagtgtgTTACCTGCTCCTCCTCGCTGAGGGCACAGAGCATGACGATACAGCTGCACTCGTTCTCCACCACCATCCTCCACAAGTCTCCAGTGGTGTGCTCCAGGGGACCTTGAGTGGCTATGTACCCTCGCCTCTGTTGGTAGCCCTGGACAAGAGAGAGTTTAAAACTTGAAAGATTAAACAGTCGCTAGAGAAAGACATAGTATATGTGTGATACGGCATTAGCTTCCTCACATGAATGTAGCTGGCATTGATGTAGTTAGAACCAGAAGGTGAGAACTGAAGCTGGACTCTGTGCATCTCATCTACAAATGGAAAATGAAACCTCACTTGTTCAGTGCAGTTATGAGGTTAGCTTACTTGGCAGAATCTGAGAGTATCTGTTCTTGTCTTCATTCTCCTCATTCTGAGAGCTGTAGTAGTCCTCTGTCCCGTCAAGCCCAGAAAACTCACTCAAAACCTGAACAAGCAGACACAGTGACATATGCGACTCCAACAATAATTTAAAAGTCTGGAAAACATTAGCACAGGTAATTGGACAGAGCACAGACGCACTATAGTGTACAAACAAAGAATAGAATCACTCACCTTGAACTGTCGCTGGAAGCCAGTGGGTGTGTTCTCATCAGCAGCAGCTGGTTCTTTGAGCTGGTTGACAGTTGTCATGAGAGCATGTGCTGGTATCTCTGTCTCCCCACACACTATAAGCTCCCTGAGGGCATCATGCAGGAAGATGTACTGGGACTGAGGAAGAGGGGGTGCTTATAATGACTGACTGGCCACAGAATATTCATCACATTGCATAATTGTAAACCACACATAGCAAAATACATCGTATaagcatgtatacatgcatgcatgcaagcactGTATAATCTGTAATTTAATTACTTAACtgcatacatgattgtacaatgTTATGTATTCACAGTACATAAAATTCACACATAACACAGAGTTAAAGCGTACCAGAGTCTGTACGAGGAGCACCCTCTGTTTCCGAATATGAGTAACACAATCGTAGATATGTATCATCCCGTCCTTCTCCATACGATCCAACATCGTATCCAAGACAATGAACGTTCCCGTGCGTCCGACACCAGCGCTGCAGTGTACGAGGAGTGGGCGGGGATCATCCTGGGGGTGTGTCTTACGAACAGCACGGGTGAAGTAGATGAGGGACATGCCACTGGAGGGGACACCGTGGTCTGGCCAGGAGGTGTAGTGGAACAGGGTCACCTCAAGCACAGGGGACGAGCCGAGGATGGGCTATAGGGGGTGGGGTTTACAGTATTTATCAATGGGTGCTTGCAAGTGTGTACAAAAGTGGTACATGTTTATAACAATTAGTCATTATTATGCTTTCTACAATACATTTGTTAGCACAATGAAGTGTTTCTGAGGGCgttgtatgtacagtacaccaAACCGTATTAGTTAAGCAAACTGACTTGATTGACTTTCATTTTCCTGACAGTGAAGTCAGGGAAGGCCACCATACTGGTCAGAGAGACCACGATACCACAGCCCATCTCAAGAGGTTGGTCGTCCTTCAGGGGCCAATAACACTCACACTTTTTCTATATTGGGTTATATATGAGGGAAAAAACAATGACACTGAAAACCACTAGCAAAATGTCAATAGACAAAATCATTTGATAGCAATAGTTGAATAGTTAAGTAGCTCACCCTGTCCTCAAAACATCTTGTGAGCATAACAATCGTTTGCAATTTATTCTCGAAAATCATCTTCCAGAAATCTTCCAGCGTATCAGGCAATGGACCTGAGTTTGGAGAAATGATACCGCAATCTAATGGAAATGTTAGTGCATTTACCTTGAGTAGCAATGTATTTGGTGTTAGCCATATAGCCCTGCAAGTATTGGTGTATGAAAACGAGCAACAATCAATGATAAAAATTGACTTACGTAAACGTAGCTGGCATTGATGTAGTCTGATCCTATGATGTCCTTCACAGGCTTCAACTTAACACGGTTGAAATCATCTGTACACAGAATAAACACAGCATAATTAGTTAACACCAAAGGAATGTACTCACAAGGAAATACATTTCCGAATCTGTTCTTGGTTGTGTTCTGGGGCAGCTTTGACTCATTGTTGGGAGATTGGGGCTCCTTGCTGATGGACTGTGGAGGCAATAAATTATAGACATTTGTGAACAGTGAGAAAGATTGCTCGACTCTGCACACATGCTCACCGTGTACTCAGTCTCGAAGAGCTTGTCTGTGTCCTCGTGCATCGTGTCCACATGAGCAGGGAAGTCAGTcgtgtaaaatgaactgttcTGACTAATTCCAGATACTGTGAAATATAAAAACATATAAGAAGCAGTACGTCACTACTGATATAGTGGTTACTGCTATAGACCCACGTAGATAGTCTATATGGTACTTGTCCAAAATCAACCAAATTTCCCCTGCCCATAATTTTGATCTGAGATACGTAATACTCTTTCCACTAGTCATAATGCATCCTTTATCTGTGTGGTATTGTGATGGCTTTTTAGTGAATACCTTGTGTATTATCTCTGCCTCCTTCCTTACTGAAGGAGGAGGTGGTCACGCCAACATACATATTTGCATCAGGGGTCAAGGTGTCAATGTGGTCATCCAGGGGTATGTCCAATGAGGTCAGGGGGTCAACTTTCACAGTGAAGAGAGATTTACGCGTGACCCTCCCTCCACCAAACGCAAAGCTAGAGAAAGTGTGCTTACCAGATCTACGAGCCCTGAAAGAATCATGGTAAGTACCTTAGCTTGAATATCAGTTTATGCAGGTCTGAATTATTTGTACTTTTATTGTACACAGAGAAAGATAGTTTTTGCATGGAATTTCATCAGAAATGTCTTTGACTTACCTGACAAGAATGAGAATAACTGCTCCAATAATCAGTAGAGCAACCACCAAAATGACAATCGCAGCAACTATCCCTCCAACACTGCCATTGGAACTTGGTTCTGTGAGCAGAGATGATTACTGTAGAAGGAGTACAAAAACGGTATTCTCTCACCTATACAAGATGGGGTTGTGCCACTAAATGTTCCCTGTTCAGTATCACAAGTTCTAGTTGAGGTACCATCAAGACCAAAACCAGGTGAGCAGGAAAAGGTGGCCACAGTTCCAAAAACATAACTGCCCTTTTCCACTGGACTAGAGTATGAGACCATCCCGTTAATGGGAGCCACTACCGAGTCAGAGGGACATCGAATGTTGTTGGCTGTCCTTTAAAACAGTTATATGAATAGTGCTGATATTAAACTCACCTGTAAGATTAGCACAAACACTCACTACATCACCATGGCCATCAGGTATTCTACAACAGTAGGTTCCTAGTGGAGCCTTGATATCACCTTGACGATAGAGTCTGACAACTTGATGGTATCTGATCCAATAAAACCCACTACCAGTGACACTGTTCTCGGTGATCATTGTTCCATTAGGAAACAACCATTCTCCTGAACCTTCTCGTGGGTTGTCCCTATCCCTGCAACAGATTGTTGAGTTGGTGTGACAGGTCAAGGCAGAGTCATTTGTGGCTGCAATTATGGTCACTAGAAGGTTACTCTTGTTGGTAGAGTACGATAATCCTTGAAGTGACAGAAAGAGTGGTTGATCTGGATGATTGAGATATAAGCATATGAACCATGCATGGCTTATTTTGGTGCAAAGCAAACCTGCACAAACAGGAGCAGCTCCACTCCACACCCCCACAGTACTACGACCATCGCCAGTACAAGTCCTTAAATAATTTCCTCCTCTTTCCTCCATACCCAAAGGACAGAATAACATCAAGTATCGTGCTTGTGTTCCAAAGGGGTAAAGTGGTCCAGGAGAAAAATGGATTACCGAGCCATGGGGATGAGTGAGAGGTGGACACATAATAGCTGTAATTATAAAAAATTAAATTTGATTTtgcgcataataattattacagactTTGGCAAAGGATGTCTTCTCCACTCCATGTCTTGTCAGGCTGACATGTTCTAATTCTCACGCTAGGAGACAGTCCGTGCCCCTCATCACAGCTGTGTGTAGCCACAGTACCCTCCAGTCTGGGAGTAGTAGATGGACTATAGCTGATCACTCCATGGGTGAGGGTGATATTATCACAGATTGCTGCATCATTGGAAGTGAATaccagtacataattatattaaaaggGAATGCATGGAGATTGATATTCGCATGTTTTCATACCTCTGCAACTTGGTATTGATCCAGTCCACACTCCCATTCCACTTGTACCGTTCACGCAGGTCCTAATGTTCACACCAGACAGCTTGTAACCAGACACACACGAGTACACAGCAGTGGCCCCTTCTGCTCTCGGTGTGGTGTCAGGATTGAAGATGATGTCGCCATTCACAATTTGGTGAAGGTCTTTGCATATGGCTAAGCATTGTATACGTATACCATTACATTTAGTAGTAGTAATTAGGCCACTATTCACCTGAGCAAGTTGGTCTCGTGCTCCAACTCCCACTAGCCTCACAAATCACAGTGGCTGATCCTGACATGTGATATTTATCGTTACATGTGTACAACACTGTCCCTCCAAATGTTGTTCTGGTTAGTGATCCAGGAGATCCATTGATAACAGTGGGAAGTTCACCACAGTCCACAACTGTACGTAATAGATACAATTATGAAGTAAGAAAATTCATTTAACCATACTTGTACAAGTTGGTAGAGGCTCCCAGATCCCATTAGTCATACAGGTAGTTGTTGCTGTGGTGACTCCTGGAGAGATCCAGTATCCGGTTTTACAGGTGTACGTCACTGTCCCTTGGTACAATATGTCAGGATTGGGTGTTCCAGGAGATGCATTGGTGCCAGAGGGAGGATTACCACAAGTAACACCTGCATAGATTTACATAAAGTGTGGAGAAGCAGAACAGTATTATTGTTACTTACGTTGACAAGTTGGTTCAGTCTCCCACATCCCACTATCCATACAGGTAGCTGTTGTTGTGGTGACTTCATTGGAGACCTCATACCCactgtcacaggtgtaggtcactGTCCCTTGGTAGGTTGTGTTGGTTGGTGCTCCAGGAGATGCGTTGATACCAGAGGGAGGGGGGCCACAATCCACAACTTAGTGGATGAGAACAGTTTAATCAGCATAATCATAGTCGGGGAGCAACTTCACATACGTTGACAAGTTGGTAGAGGTCCCCAAGTCCTGTCAGCCATACAGGTAACTGTTGCTGTGGTGACTCCATTGGAGAATTCATACCCACTGTCACATGTGTAGGTCACTGTCCCTCCGAGAGCTGTGCCAGGGGTGGGTGTTCCAGGAGAGACATTCATAACAGTGGGAGGAGAGCTACAGGAAACAGCTATTAAACATAACCGTGATTATGCCATATTCCAATGAATTCACAGACCACTATACCTGAACAGGTAGGTATGGTTCCATTCCAAATGCCTTCTGAATTCACACCAGATTTAGTGCAGTTACTCTTTTTGTCCCCACTTGTTAGCTCATACCCAGTATCACACTCATAAGTAGCTGTTGTTCCATAGTCATAAGGCTCAGTTGTGTCACTGGAGTAGGCAATCACCCCATTCTCAATATCAGGGAGAGCAGAGCAGGTGATTTCTGTGGCAATATTAAGTAAACGAAAGTAACGCAAGTACAGCATATCAGATTTACCAGAACATGTTGGACTGTCACTGTCTAGCACATATCCTGCCTCACATCCACAGGTGAATGATCCCTCAGTGTTGGTACACACTTGCAGCTGGCAGATGTTGGGTCCagcacactcatcaatatcatcaCCTTTACAAAGCATAATACTGATCCTAAACTATACCCACAATAATAACGTACATCCTCTTCCATCAGTAGCAAGTCGATATCCAGAGTTGCAGTCACAGGTGTATGATCCAGAAGTGTTGGTGCAGATCTGATCACAGCC comes from the Halichondria panicea chromosome 4, odHalPani1.1, whole genome shotgun sequence genome and includes:
- the LOC135335065 gene encoding sushi, von Willebrand factor type A, EGF and pentraxin domain-containing protein 1-like isoform X1 — encoded protein: MNEDSMKKLQGDCVSWLVLLTGFAQLLLVCGKETVTSCSDLTLTNGNITYNGGSPNNRSIFSGATYSCNPGYTLYGNTTTRNCKSGGSWDGSAPVCQPLCDDITLTNGNVTYDPTSSPRLERTTATHNCNSGYVLLGERKRMCQSNRTWSGEIVTCNVIVCPPLADSPYEPISYSPKTSPYLIGTQAMYMVTCPPGQERRGGNDVRICVRDGRSTVGVWTGTAPICADIDECSGAHGCDQICTNTSGSYTCDCNSGYRLATDGRGCDDIDECAGPNICQLQVCTNTEGSFTCGCEAGYVLDSDSPTCSEITCSALPDIENGVIAYSSDTTEPYDYGTTATYECDTGYELTSGDKKSNCTKSGVNSEGIWNGTIPTCSAVSCSSPPTVMNVSPGTPTPGTALGGTVTYTCDSGYEFSNGVTTATVTCMADRTWGPLPTCQLVDCGPPPSGINASPGAPTNTTYQGTVTYTCDSGYEVSNEVTTTTATCMDSGMWETEPTCQRVTCGNPPSGTNASPGTPNPDILYQGTVTYTCKTGYWISPGVTTATTTCMTNGIWEPLPTCTIVDCGELPTVINGSPGSLTRTTFGGTVLYTCNDKYHMSGSATVICEASGSWSTRPTCSAICKDLHQIVNGDIIFNPDTTPRAEGATAVYSCVSGYKLSGVNIRTCVNGTSGMGVWTGSIPSCRAICDNITLTHGVISYSPSTTPRLEGTVATHSCDEGHGLSPSVRIRTCQPDKTWSGEDILCQTIMCPPLTHPHGSVIHFSPGPLYPFGTQARYLMLFCPLGMEERGGNYLRTCTGDGRSTVGVWSGAAPVCADQPLFLSLQGLSYSTNKSNLLVTIIAATNDSALTCHTNSTICCRDRDNPREGSGEWLFPNGTMITENSVTGSGFYWIRYHQVVRLYRQGDIKAPLGTYCCRIPDGHGDVVSVCANLTANNIRCPSDSVVAPINGMVSYSSPVEKGSYVFGTVATFSCSPGFGLDGTSTRTCDTEQGTFSGTTPSCIEPSSNGSVGGIVAAIVILVVALLIIGAVILILVRARRSGKHTFSSFAFGGGRVTRKSLFTVKVDPLTSLDIPLDDHIDTLTPDANMYVGVTTSSFSKEGGRDNTQVSGISQNSSFYTTDFPAHVDTMHEDTDKLFETEYTSISKEPQSPNNESKLPQNTTKNRFGNVFPYDFNRVKLKPVKDIIGSDYINASYVYGYMANTKYIATQGPLPDTLEDFWKMIFENKLQTIVMLTRCFEDRKKCECYWPLKDDQPLEMGCGIVVSLTSMVAFPDFTVRKMKVNQPILGSSPVLEVTLFHYTSWPDHGVPSSGMSLIYFTRAVRKTHPQDDPRPLLVHCSAGVGRTGTFIVLDTMLDRMEKDGMIHIYDCVTHIRKQRVLLVQTLSQYIFLHDALRELIVCGETEIPAHALMTTVNQLKEPAAADENTPTGFQRQFKVLSEFSGLDGTEDYYSSQNEENEDKNRYSQILPNEMHRVQLQFSPSGSNYINASYIHGYQQRRGYIATQGPLEHTTGDLWRMVVENECSCIVMLCALSEEEQEVCHRYWPKFQGEAGTYGDFTVTQQTFDAYGNYVVRKLSVAMAASDAPPCVVTQFHITRWTEKDPPQNPAALLDVVQEVNAVQMASGNKPIIVMCNNGIGRTGVFITLHAQLERLKIEGVVDVFQFIKFARKQREGLVSCPEMYAFCHEALADYVDSFETYANFKELV
- the LOC135335065 gene encoding sushi, von Willebrand factor type A, EGF and pentraxin domain-containing protein 1-like isoform X2, which codes for MNEDSMKKLQGDCVSWLVLLTGFAQLLLVCGKETVTSCSDLTLTNGNITYNGGSPNNRSIFSGATYSCNPGYTLYGNTTTRNCKSGGSWDGSAPVCQPLCDDITLTNGNVTYDPTSSPRLERTTATHNCNSGYVLLGERKRMCQSNRTWSGEIVTCNVIVCPPLADSPYEPISYSPKTSPYLIGTQAMYMVTCPPGQERRGGNDVRICVRDGRSTVGVWTGTAPICADIDECSGAHGCDQICTNTSGSYTCDCNSGYRLATDGRGCDDIDECAGPNICQLQVCTNTEGSFTCGCEAGYVLDSDSPTCSEITCSALPDIENGVIAYSSDTTEPYDYGTTATYECDTGYELTSGDKKSNCTKSGVNSEGIWNGTIPTCSAVSCSSPPTVMNVSPGTPTPGTALGGTVTYTCDSGYEFSNGVTTATVTCMADRTWGPLPTCQLVDCGPPPSGINASPGAPTNTTYQGTVTYTCDSGYEVSNEVTTTTATCMDSGMWETEPTCQRVTCGNPPSGTNASPGTPNPDILYQGTVTYTCKTGYWISPGVTTATTTCMTNGIWEPLPTCTIVDCGELPTVINGSPGSLTRTTFGGTVLYTCNDKYHMSGSATVICEASGSWSTRPTCSAICKDLHQIVNGDIIFNPDTTPRAEGATAVYSCVSGYKLSGVNIRTCVNGTSGMGVWTGSIPSCRAICDNITLTHGVISYSPSTTPRLEGTVATHSCDEGHGLSPSVRIRTCQPDKTWSGEDILCQTIMCPPLTHPHGSVIHFSPGPLYPFGTQARYLMLFCPLGMEERGGNYLRTCTGDGRSTVGVWSGAAPVCADQPLFLSLQGLSYSTNKSNLLVTIIAATNDSALTCHTNSTICCRDRDNPREGSGEWLFPNGTMITENSVTGSGFYWIRYHQVVRLYRQGDIKAPLGTYCCRIPDGHGDVVSVCANLTVAPINGMVSYSSPVEKGSYVFGTVATFSCSPGFGLDGTSTRTCDTEQGTFSGTTPSCIEPSSNGSVGGIVAAIVILVVALLIIGAVILILVRARRSGKHTFSSFAFGGGRVTRKSLFTVKVDPLTSLDIPLDDHIDTLTPDANMYVGVTTSSFSKEGGRDNTQVSGISQNSSFYTTDFPAHVDTMHEDTDKLFETEYTSISKEPQSPNNESKLPQNTTKNRFGNVFPYDFNRVKLKPVKDIIGSDYINASYVYGYMANTKYIATQGPLPDTLEDFWKMIFENKLQTIVMLTRCFEDRKKCECYWPLKDDQPLEMGCGIVVSLTSMVAFPDFTVRKMKVNQPILGSSPVLEVTLFHYTSWPDHGVPSSGMSLIYFTRAVRKTHPQDDPRPLLVHCSAGVGRTGTFIVLDTMLDRMEKDGMIHIYDCVTHIRKQRVLLVQTLSQYIFLHDALRELIVCGETEIPAHALMTTVNQLKEPAAADENTPTGFQRQFKVLSEFSGLDGTEDYYSSQNEENEDKNRYSQILPNEMHRVQLQFSPSGSNYINASYIHGYQQRRGYIATQGPLEHTTGDLWRMVVENECSCIVMLCALSEEEQEVCHRYWPKFQGEAGTYGDFTVTQQTFDAYGNYVVRKLSVAMAASDAPPCVVTQFHITRWTEKDPPQNPAALLDVVQEVNAVQMASGNKPIIVMCNNGIGRTGVFITLHAQLERLKIEGVVDVFQFIKFARKQREGLVSCPEMYAFCHEALADYVDSFETYANFKELV